In the Oryza glaberrima chromosome 6, OglaRS2, whole genome shotgun sequence genome, one interval contains:
- the LOC127777731 gene encoding 3-oxoacyl-[acyl-carrier-protein] synthase I, chloroplastic-like: MQSLLLPTFAAASAAPPRRGRVPPAGRASVSVRASASAAAVAPRRETDPRKRVVITGMGLVSVFGNDVDAYYDRLLAGESGIGPIDRFDASNFPTRFAGQIRGFSSEGYIDGKNDRRLDDCLRYCIVSGKKALESAGLALGSKSMDKIEKTRAGVLVGTGMGGLTVFSDGVQNLIEKGHRKITPFFIPYAITNMGSALLGMDIGFMGPNYSISTACATSNYCFYAAANHIRRGEADVMIAGGTEAAIIPIGVGGFVACRALSQRNDDPKTASRPWDQDRDGFVMGEGAGVLVMESLEHAMKRDAPIIAEYLGGAVNCDAYHMTDPRSDGLGVSSCIKQSLADAGVAPEEVNYINAHATSTLAGDLAEVNAIRQVFKDPSEIKINATKSMIGHCLGAAGGLEAIATVKAITTGWVHPSINQFNPEPAVEFDTVPNVKKQHEVNVGISNSFGFGGHNSVVVFAPFKP, translated from the exons atgcagagcctcctcctccccaccttcgccgcggcctccgccgccccccCGCGGCGGGGGCGCGTGCCTCCCGCCGGTCGCGCCTCGGTCTCCGTGCGCGCGTccgcgtccgcggcggcggtggcgccgaggagggagacggatccgaggaagagggtggTGATCACGGGGATGGGGCTGGTGTCCGTGTTCGGGAACGACGTCGACGCCTACTacgaccgcctcctcgccggggAGAGCGGGATTGGCCCCATCGACCGCTTCGACGCCTCCAACTTCCCCACCCGCTTCGCCGGCCAGATCCGGGGCTTCTCCTCCGAGGGCTACATCGACGGCAAGAACGACCGCCGCCTCGACGACTGCCTCCGCTACTGCATCGTCAGCGGCAAGAAGGCCCTCGAGTCCGCCGGCCTCGCCCTCGGCTCCAAATCCATGGACAAG ATTGAAAAGACTCGGGCTGGTGTACTTGTGGGCACCGGTATGGGTGGTCTTACAGTGTTCTCTGATGGTGTTCAGAATCTTATTGAGAAGGGGCACAGAAAGATAACTCCATTCTTCATTCCGTATGCCATAACAAACATGGGATCTGCCCTTCTTGGAATGGACATTGGTTTCATGGGTCCAAACTACTCCATCTCAACTGCATGTGCTACCTCGAACTACTGTTTCTATGCTGCAGCAAACCATATTCGCAGAGGCGAAGCCGATGTGATGATTGCTGGTGGCACTGAAGCCGCAATTATTCCGATTGGTGTCGGTGGGTTTGTCGCGTGTAGAGCACTTTCACAGAGGAACGATGACCCCAAAACAGCATCAAGACCTTGGGACCAAGACCGTGATGGTTTTGTCATGGGTGAAGGAGCTGGAGTACTG gtcATGGAGAGCCTAGAACATGCAATGAAGCGTGACGCACCAATAATTGCGGAGTATTTAGGAGGTGCCGTGAACTGTGATGCTTACCATATGACTGACCCGAGATCTGATGGCCTTGGTGTTTCGTCTTGCATTAAGCAAAGTCTTGCAGATGCTGGCGTTGCACCGGAGGAG GTCAACTACATAAATGCTCATGCGACGTCCACCCTAGCTGGTGATCTGGCAGAGGTGAACGCCATTAGGCAAGTCTTCAAGGATCCATCAGAGATTAAAATAAATGCAACCAAG TCCATGATTGGACATTGCCTTGGTGCGGCTGGTGGCTTGGAAGCCATTGCAACTGTTAAAGCTATAACCACTGGATGGGTCCATCCAAGCATAAACCAGTTT AACCCGGAGCCAGCTGTTGAATTTGACACGGTACCTAATGTAAAAAAGCAACATGAAGTGAATGTTG GTATCTCGAATTCCTTTGGATTTGGTGGACACAATTCAGTTGTAGTATTTGCACCATTTAAGCCTTAA
- the LOC127775521 gene encoding putative peroxiredoxin Q, chloroplastic isoform X2: MAFAASTACRPSLLLPPRQRSSPPRPRPLLCTPSTAAFRRGALSATTTPTPARAALPSTTGRNRIVCGKVSKGSAAPNFTLRDQDGRAVSLSKFKGRPVVVYFYPADETPGCTKQACAFRDSYEKFKKAGAEVIGISGDDAASHKEFKKKYKLPFTLLSDEGNKVRKEWGVPADLFGTLPGRQTYVLDKNGVVQYIYNNQFQPEKHIGETLKILQSL, from the exons ATGGCATTCGCGGCCTCCACCGCCTGCAGGCCGTCCCTGCTCCTGCCCCCGCGCCagcgctcgtcgccgccgcggccgcggccgctccTCTGCacgccctccaccgccgccttccgccgcggcgccctcAGCGCGACAACAACGCCAACGCCGGCGCGCGCAGCACTGCCGTCGACGACGGGGAGGAACAGGATCGTCTGCGGCAag GTGAGCAAGGGCAGCGCGGCGCCCAACTTCACGCTGAGGGACCAGGACGGGAGGGCGGTGTCGCTGTCCAAGTTCAAGGGGAGGCCGGTGGTGGTGTACTTCTACCCCGCCGACGAGACCCCCGGATGCACCAAGCAGGCCTGCGCCTTCCGCGACTCCTACGAGAAGTTCAAGAAGGCCGGCGCCGAGGTCATCGGCAtcagcggcgacgacgccgcctccCACAAG GAGTTCAAGAAGAAGTACAAGCTGCCGTTCACGCTGCTGAGCGACGAGGGGAACAAGGTGAGGAAGGAGTGGGGTGTGCCGGCTGACCTGTTCGGGACGCTGCCGGGAAGGCAGACGTACGTGCTCGACAAGAACGGCGTCGTCCAGTACATCTACAACAACCAGTTCCAGCCCGAGAAGCACATCGGCGAGACCCTCAAGATCCTCCAGAGCCTCTga
- the LOC127777500 gene encoding uncharacterized protein LOC127777500 — MDLLEQPLEAVAFRLYSLPEAAAPAGAAAWTCLAAVLAAAAAAAAGIWRLRAAAPVVAAMGGASSREDGLEPESSPATAASEQARSSSERQPEPASSPLPKETYTAYFHDSCCVGCCDMDDDDDDGEEVLEEEEEDDDEPSETTPFEWEIVRSLPLSPTAAAEVRRYRDSAPLGGSVVRLWNHVAGGGVTAASPRRRGLAGGVVSAF; from the coding sequence aTGGACCTCCTCGAGCAGCCGCTCGAGGCCGTCGCGTTCCGCCTCTACTCCCTCCCGGAGGCCGCGGCccccgctggcgccgccgcgtggacctgcctcgccgccgtcctcgccgcggccgccgccgccgccgccggcatctggcgcctgcgcgccgccgcgcccgtcgtcgccgccatgggtGGTGCTTCTTCTCGCGAGGATGGTTTGGAACCGGAGTCGTCtcctgcgacggcggcgtccgagcaggcgaggtcgtcgtcggaGAGGCAGCCCGAGCCGGCCTCGTCGCCGTTGCCGAAGGAGACGTACACGGCGTACTTCCACGACAGCTGCTGCGTCGGGTGCTGcgacatggacgacgacgacgacgacggcgaggaggtgctcgaagaggaggaggaggacgacgatgagCCGTCGGAGACGACGCCGTTCGAGTGGGAAATTGTTAGGTCTCTGCCTCTcagcccgacggcggcggcggaggttcGCCGGTACAGGGACTCGGCGCCGCTCGGCGGAAGCGTCGTTCGGCTGTGGAATCACGTCGCCGGCGGGGGCGTAACGGCGGCGAGCCCGAGGCGGAGGGGACTAGCCGGCGGCGTTGTCTCGGCCTTCTGA
- the LOC127775521 gene encoding putative peroxiredoxin Q, chloroplastic isoform X1: MAFAASTACRPSLLLPPRQRSSPPRPRPLLCTPSTAAFRRGALSATTTPTPARAALPSTTGRNRIVCGKVTTTNNYPSSCRSRRSTMMHAAAWLLLQQLSPAAARVARAADDDSSVQVSKGSAAPNFTLRDQDGRAVSLSKFKGRPVVVYFYPADETPGCTKQACAFRDSYEKFKKAGAEVIGISGDDAASHKEFKKKYKLPFTLLSDEGNKVRKEWGVPADLFGTLPGRQTYVLDKNGVVQYIYNNQFQPEKHIGETLKILQSL; this comes from the exons ATGGCATTCGCGGCCTCCACCGCCTGCAGGCCGTCCCTGCTCCTGCCCCCGCGCCagcgctcgtcgccgccgcggccgcggccgctccTCTGCacgccctccaccgccgccttccgccgcggcgccctcAGCGCGACAACAACGCCAACGCCGGCGCGCGCAGCACTGCCGTCGACGACGGGGAGGAACAGGATCGTCTGCGGCAaggtgacgacgacgaacaaTTACCCCTCCTCCTGTCGCAGTCGCAGGAGCACGATGATGCACGCCGCCgcgtggctgctgctgcagcagctgaGCCCAGCAGCAGCGCGcgtggcgcgggcggctgatgaCGATTCGTCGGTGCAGGTGAGCAAGGGCAGCGCGGCGCCCAACTTCACGCTGAGGGACCAGGACGGGAGGGCGGTGTCGCTGTCCAAGTTCAAGGGGAGGCCGGTGGTGGTGTACTTCTACCCCGCCGACGAGACCCCCGGATGCACCAAGCAGGCCTGCGCCTTCCGCGACTCCTACGAGAAGTTCAAGAAGGCCGGCGCCGAGGTCATCGGCAtcagcggcgacgacgccgcctccCACAAG GAGTTCAAGAAGAAGTACAAGCTGCCGTTCACGCTGCTGAGCGACGAGGGGAACAAGGTGAGGAAGGAGTGGGGTGTGCCGGCTGACCTGTTCGGGACGCTGCCGGGAAGGCAGACGTACGTGCTCGACAAGAACGGCGTCGTCCAGTACATCTACAACAACCAGTTCCAGCCCGAGAAGCACATCGGCGAGACCCTCAAGATCCTCCAGAGCCTCTga
- the LOC127776305 gene encoding adrenodoxin-like protein 1, mitochondrial, whose protein sequence is MLSRISQLGARIPRENRAAGKLPSSTTSYYRGQLSRHLAPKNILFSTATTSSDHHEGSQDKEKISVIFVNKDGTEQTISVHVGMSMLEVAHENDIELEGYRFIITTVLLCQCHISTEILVMYNTPPWTVVSGLKLGGWADVAGRTMAQEEVA, encoded by the exons ATGTTGTCCAGGATCTCCCAGCTCGGGGCGCGGATTCCTCGCGAGAATAGAGCTG CAGGAAAATTGCCAAGCAGTACAACCAGTTACTATCGGGGTCAACTCAGCCGGCATTTAGCCCCA AAGAACATCCTCTTTTCCACAGCAACAACTAGTAGCGATCATCATGAGGGCAGTCAGGACAAGGAGAA AATCTCTGTAATATTTGTGAACAAGGATGGCACGGAGCAGACTATCAGTGTCCATGTTGGAATGTCCATGTTAGAAGTTGCTCATGAAAATGACATCGAACTTGAAGGTTATAGATTCATCATTACAACTGTTCTATTGTGCCAGTGCCATATCAGTACCGAGATACTC GTCATGTACAACACTCCACCGTGGACAGTGGTCTCGGGCCTCAAGTTAGGCGGGTGGGCAGATGTGGCAGGGAGGACCATGGCGCAAGAGGAAGTTGCGTGA
- the LOC127777721 gene encoding uncharacterized protein LOC127777721, producing MRGGGGDDDLWAKAAELERQFEGYKRRVAERRSSSAAAAADRHDGDGDGGAVEEVEVVAVGKGRRYDAYVRRRDEKLRQGWRARMERKEAEMKALWARLDVDRRRDGDLAAGNGKQQKPGNLEARPAASPATPRSSSATKATLSRPRTTPRTTTPSPAGAAASPRLSSSNPDARRRAPPQAEPPSTPRKENRVPSAAAASTVAATATPRLRALSRSRSSLKESASSVRDSPRRPPPPPPLPRRSHDGDAGDRPKQQPEPVHAATTTADDAVAPAARSCQSQQQVVLAEIKAAAAFRLRRSGNGAAQGRQPAASPRPVITRQLDGRRRPSDTGKMNSVQISRNSDVEAKNFNLDEGIGEDDDDDTAQSSVEIGSLKITGDSDTEPSYVYITKDIDDEAMNTSQPQPLAASDSNAEEPESLAPHQSEKETRDLEETAMAASSEATAKERPATDREDDSPQSSDQSFYSNVDSSFSHRSELELAASATDSPLHGSPSSTGPSTEQLLEADAAMLRKKREEEEEEEEDEAAAGEINSLLIPSTTTSSSSSVACPVTVQSPMEAVAGFKRFLTFGKKNAAAAAVAPPADDSGIGHGWPSGDSGVRLRICSSDAASDDSDNSYVIPAHVRSLQSCVPCSPARPVLLKELISSAKSPRAHRSFFSFSSFKSRGY from the exons atgcggggtggcggcggcgacgacgacctctgGGCGAAGGCCGCCGAGCTGGAGCGGCAGTTCGAAGGGTACAAGCGGCGGGTCGCCGAGAGGaggtcctcctccgccgccgccgccgccgatcgtcacgacggcgacggcgacggcggcgcggtggaggaggtggaggtggtggcggtggggaaggggaggaggtacGACGCGTACGTGCGGAGGAGGGACGAGAAGCTGAGGCAGGGGTGGCGCGCGCGGATGGAGCGCAAGGAGGCCGAGATGAAGGCGCTCTGGGCGCGCCTCGacgtcgaccgccgccgcgacggcgacctcgccgccggcaatggCAAACAG CAAAAGCCCGGGAACTTGGAGGCGAGAccagccgcctctcccgccACGCCAAGAAGCAGCTCGGCCACGAAGGCGACCCTCTCGCGTCCCAGGACGACGCCCAGGACCACCACGCCAtcgccggccggcgccgcggcgagcccgAGGCTGTCGTCATCCAACCCCGacgcgcgacggcgagcgccgccgcagGCGGAGCCACCGTCCACGCCACGGAAGGAGAACAGGGTgccgtccgccgcggcggcgtcgacggtggcggccacggcgacgccgcggcTGAGGGCGCTGTCACGGAGCAGGAGCTCGCTCAAGGAGTCGGCGTCCTCCGTCAGGGACAGcccgaggcggccgccgccgccgccgccgctgccgcggcgtagccacgacggcgacgccggggaCAGGCCGAAGCAGCAGCCGGAGCCGGTCCATGCGGCGACCACCACCGCTGACGACGCCGTGGCGCCCGCGGCGAGGAGCTGTCAGAGTCAGCAGCAGGTCGTCCTCGCCGAGATCAAGGCGGCCGCCGCGTTTCGCCTCAGGAGATCGGGCAATGGCGCCGCGCAGGGGCGgcagcccgccgcctcgccgcgtccGGTGATCACCAGACAACTCGACGGTCGTCGTAGACCATCGGACACCGGCAAGATGAACAGCGTTCAGATCTCCAGAAACTCAGATGTCGAAGCGAAGAATTTCAACTTGGATGAAGGCATcggtgaagatgatgatgatgacacgGCGCAATCTTCAGTTGAGATTGGCAGTTTGAAGATCACTGGCGACTCCGACACTGAGCCGAGCTACGTCTACATCACGAAGGACATCGACGACGAAGCCATGAACACTTCTCAACCTCAACCATTGGCTGCTTCTGATTCAAATGCTGAAGAACCAGAGTCTCTGGCGCCTCATCAATCCGAGAAGGAAACCAGAGATCTCGAGGAGACAGCAATGGCGGCATCATCTGAAGCGACGGCGAAAGAAAGACCCGCGACTGACCGAGAAGATGACTCGCCGCAGAGCTCCGATCAGTCGTTCTACTCGAACGTGGACTCCTCCTTCTCCCACAGGtcggagctcgagctcgccgcctccgccaccgactCGCCGCTGCACGGCTCGCCGTCGAGCACCGGCCCCTCCACCGAGCAGCTGCTCGAAGCCGACGCCGCAATGCTGAGGAAGaaacgggaggaggaggaggaagaagaagaagacgaggcggccgccggcgagatcaATAGCCTTCTGATCCCGAGCACcacgacgagcagcagcagcagcgttgCTTGTCCGGTCACCGTGCAGTCGCcgatggaggcggtggcggggtTCAAGAGGTTCCTGACCTTCGGCAAgaagaacgccgccgccgccgccgtggctccGCCGGCGGATGATTCCGGCATCGGCCATGGATGGCCGTCAGGCGATTCCGGCGTCAGGCTGAGAATCTGCTCCTCCGATGCTGCTTCAGATGATTCAGACAACAGCTATGTCATCCCTGCACACG TTCGATCCTTGCAAAGCTGTGTGCCTTGTTCTCCTGCAAGGCCTGTACTACTGAAGGAGCTCATTTCATCGGCAAAATCCCCACGAG CACATCGTTCGTTCTTCTCGTTCTCATCGTTCAAGTCCAGAGGGTACTGA